A stretch of the Sphingobacterium thalpophilum genome encodes the following:
- a CDS encoding SusC/RagA family TonB-linked outer membrane protein, translating to MNTECRLRRHFKKWIWSLMLLFLSNMVGFAQEGVQKVRGTVSANDTPIAGVTIAVKNGKALGTSDEKGEFKFEVAARATLVFKYIGFKEKELLLKDYSPDASGVIQLEVRLEPVGESSLDEVVVVGFGTQKKASLVSSIAAVNPKELKGPTSNLTTMLAGRIPGMIAYQRSGEPGADNASFFVRGLGSFGSGKTDPLILIDGVESTQTDLARLQPDDIASFSVLKDATAAAVYGARGANGVLLITTKVGSAGKTQFMARAEGKISTNARSIELTDNITYMNLANEAVLTRGLSKPTPYTQSKIENTIRRTNPYLYPDNDWIDMLIKDYTFNQGFNLSASGGGERARFYVSGTYNIDNGILKKLGTNNFNNNIKLINYSLRSNVDLQLTKSTQASVKLYGQFDDYNGPIGSGADHFRAALWSNPVQFPAVYPQEYLPYIQHPLFGGYVVTDDSAPQGVLLTNPYANLVRGYQQYNRSTLMPQIELKQNLDFLTQGLNFRMMGYAKRYSYGQTARSYNPFYYSGRLDPSDNSIQLSVINDGSTGSVGTPGQEFLSYGTSGSDINSTLYFEASTNYARTFGKHDVSAMLITLFQDYKISRDNITTLQLGLPKRNNGLSGRFTYGYDNRYLAEFNFGYNGSERFHESNRFGFFPSFGLAYRVSNERFFKPLSSVVSDFKLRATYGIIGNDAIGSDSDRFFYLSEVNIGNTDYGSTFGEDYGYYRPGVSVSRYANHQISWEQSRQVNIGFDLSFLNNSIGLIADFYKDYKSHILESRSYIGSTIGLQATPMANTGKAEKKGFDLALTFNKSLATGWSFQYRGNVTFAQSKITKRDELLYPENMSYRYQVGHSVAQSFGLIAERLFIDEYDVANAPAQQFGDYMAGDIKYRDMNGDELITDNDAVPIGYPTSPELIYGFGGTTGYKGFDFSFFFQGSGKSSFFINPENITPFVRNGGAQNGLLTAIANDYWSEENRNIYAFFPRLSDYFVHNNNRQSTWWMRNGEFLRLKNIELGYNLPRSVADHYKLKSLRLYFNMMNVFTISNFKMWDVEMGGNGLGYPIQRTYNFGIQVNF from the coding sequence ATGAATACTGAATGTAGATTACGCAGACACTTTAAAAAGTGGATCTGGTCGCTTATGCTGCTGTTTTTGTCAAACATGGTGGGCTTCGCTCAAGAGGGTGTACAAAAAGTCCGGGGTACCGTGTCTGCCAATGATACCCCTATTGCCGGAGTGACCATAGCTGTCAAAAACGGCAAAGCACTGGGCACGAGCGACGAAAAGGGTGAGTTTAAATTTGAGGTGGCGGCGCGCGCCACACTGGTTTTTAAATATATAGGATTTAAAGAAAAGGAGCTTTTGCTCAAGGACTATTCACCGGATGCTTCCGGTGTAATCCAGCTTGAGGTCCGGCTTGAGCCTGTCGGTGAGAGTTCCCTGGATGAGGTGGTGGTCGTGGGCTTCGGTACACAGAAGAAGGCCTCACTGGTGAGTTCGATTGCTGCGGTCAACCCGAAGGAGCTGAAAGGACCGACTTCCAACCTGACGACTATGCTTGCGGGACGGATACCGGGTATGATCGCGTATCAGCGTTCGGGTGAGCCAGGGGCCGACAATGCCTCCTTTTTTGTACGGGGGCTGGGGTCTTTTGGTTCCGGAAAAACCGATCCGCTGATTCTGATTGACGGCGTGGAGTCCACGCAGACTGATCTGGCCCGGCTGCAGCCCGATGATATTGCCAGCTTTTCGGTGCTAAAGGATGCCACGGCTGCCGCGGTGTATGGAGCACGTGGCGCCAATGGTGTCCTTCTGATTACCACTAAAGTCGGCTCGGCAGGGAAGACGCAGTTTATGGCCCGGGCGGAAGGAAAGATTTCCACCAACGCCAGAAGCATCGAACTGACAGACAACATCACCTATATGAATCTGGCGAACGAAGCGGTACTGACGCGGGGACTATCCAAACCGACACCCTACACCCAATCCAAAATCGAAAACACCATCCGCCGCACAAATCCGTATCTGTATCCGGACAATGATTGGATCGATATGCTGATCAAAGATTATACATTCAATCAGGGCTTTAATCTGAGCGCCAGCGGTGGCGGAGAGCGGGCACGGTTCTACGTGTCGGGAACTTACAATATTGATAACGGCATACTGAAAAAGCTGGGAACCAACAATTTTAATAACAATATTAAGCTGATCAATTATTCGCTGCGGTCAAATGTGGATCTGCAGCTCACCAAATCGACGCAGGCCAGTGTCAAACTATATGGACAGTTTGATGATTACAACGGTCCTATCGGCTCGGGAGCCGACCATTTCCGCGCAGCACTATGGTCCAATCCTGTTCAGTTTCCGGCCGTATACCCCCAGGAGTATCTGCCTTATATTCAGCATCCGCTTTTTGGCGGATATGTGGTCACGGACGACAGTGCACCGCAGGGCGTTCTGCTGACCAATCCATATGCCAATCTGGTCCGTGGATACCAGCAGTACAACCGTTCCACGCTGATGCCGCAGATTGAATTAAAACAAAATCTTGATTTCCTGACCCAAGGACTCAACTTCCGGATGATGGGTTACGCCAAGCGCTATTCTTATGGGCAGACTGCAAGGTCTTATAACCCATTTTATTATTCTGGACGGCTGGACCCTTCGGACAATTCCATTCAGCTCAGTGTCATCAATGATGGATCCACCGGTTCGGTGGGCACACCCGGACAGGAGTTTCTGAGCTATGGTACATCGGGATCGGATATCAACTCAACCTTGTATTTTGAAGCGTCGACCAATTATGCACGAACCTTCGGCAAACATGATGTGTCGGCTATGCTGATCACGCTGTTTCAGGATTATAAAATATCGCGTGACAACATCACGACCCTGCAGTTAGGGCTGCCAAAACGAAATAATGGCCTTTCGGGCCGCTTTACCTACGGTTATGACAACCGCTACCTCGCGGAGTTTAATTTCGGATACAACGGCTCCGAACGCTTTCACGAGTCTAATCGATTTGGTTTCTTCCCTTCTTTTGGCCTGGCCTACCGGGTGTCGAACGAACGGTTTTTCAAACCGCTGTCTTCGGTGGTGTCGGACTTTAAATTGCGGGCGACTTACGGAATTATCGGTAACGATGCCATCGGGAGTGATTCGGACCGCTTCTTTTACCTCTCCGAAGTCAACATCGGCAATACAGATTATGGTTCGACATTCGGCGAAGACTATGGGTACTACCGCCCCGGAGTCAGTGTGAGCCGCTACGCCAATCATCAGATTTCCTGGGAGCAGTCCAGGCAGGTGAATATCGGATTTGACCTTTCATTTTTAAACAATTCTATAGGGCTGATCGCCGATTTTTATAAGGATTACAAGTCGCATATTCTGGAGAGCCGCTCTTACATTGGTTCGACTATTGGTCTGCAGGCCACACCTATGGCCAATACGGGCAAAGCGGAAAAGAAAGGCTTCGATCTGGCGCTGACGTTCAATAAAAGCCTGGCGACTGGCTGGTCTTTTCAGTATCGCGGAAATGTGACCTTTGCACAGTCCAAGATCACCAAGCGGGATGAACTGCTGTATCCGGAAAATATGAGCTACCGCTATCAGGTAGGACACTCGGTGGCGCAGTCTTTTGGCCTGATCGCCGAACGCCTGTTTATCGATGAGTATGACGTTGCCAACGCTCCGGCCCAGCAGTTTGGAGACTACATGGCGGGCGATATCAAATATCGTGATATGAATGGAGATGAACTCATCACTGATAACGATGCTGTTCCGATCGGATATCCGACTTCGCCCGAACTCATCTACGGATTTGGTGGTACCACCGGATATAAAGGCTTTGACTTCTCTTTCTTTTTCCAGGGGTCCGGCAAGTCCTCGTTTTTTATCAATCCCGAAAACATTACACCTTTTGTGCGTAACGGCGGGGCGCAGAACGGCCTGCTGACAGCGATAGCCAATGATTACTGGTCGGAAGAGAACAGAAATATTTATGCCTTTTTTCCAAGGCTGAGCGACTATTTTGTCCATAATAATAATAGGCAGTCTACTTGGTGGATGCGCAATGGCGAATTTCTACGCCTCAAAAATATTGAACTGGGTTATAATCTGCCCCGTTCGGTCGCAGACCATTACAAATTGAAATCGCTACGTCTGTACTTCAACATGATGAATGTGTTTACGATAAGCAACTTCAAGATGTGGGATGTGGAAATGGGAGGGAATGGCCTCGGATATCCGATTCAGAGGACCTATAATTTTGGTATTCAAGTGAATTTTTAG